The segment aaaaaaaaaaaaaacgcggcctttttctcctcttcttcctccgcctcggccggcgactcctcgccgccgtcgtaaccgcgtcctccctctctctctctctcccgaacccggAAACTTCTGGAAGCTTCTAGAAGCCCAGcccagcgcggcgcggcgcacgaTGTGCGGGATCTTCGCGTACCTCAACTACAATGTGTCGCGGGAGCGCCGCTACATCCTCGAGGTCCTCTTCAatggcctccgccgcctcgagtACCGCGGCTACGACTCCTCCGgcatcgccgtcgacgccgacgttCCCTCCtgcgcttcttcttcttctacggCGGTGCCGGCCTATGCCGGGGCGTCCCCGCTGGTGTTCCGCCAGGAGGGCAAGATCGAGAACCTCGTACGATCCGTCTACTCCGGTCAGTGCCTTTTCCCTCCTGATTATGCTGAAAAATGGGTTGAATTTTGGGTTCTTGGGATGGATTTTTGCACGATTTTCATGTGCTATGTGGTCTGACTTGGCTGTATCACTTGGTAAAAGCTTTGGATTTTGATTGGGATCCATATCACATTTTGGGGAATATCATTATGTCGTTTAGCGATTTTGGGTTTAGTTATCCTTGCGAGGGAAATTCTTCTGTTCGCACTTTGCATTTTTGGGATTGGCATAGCATAGCTCCCAAAATTCTGGATCTCCTCAGAAAAGGTAGAATTTGACCCATTCGGATCAACTCTAAATCTTCTTGGGTTTATGGCATTTTCGGTGATTTATTCAATTTACCACTTGGAGAGCTGATTTCCTTTCTCTCCGGATTTCCTGACGATTTATACCGTATACAATTAGTCTCGGCTACAATTTTGGTGCTCTCTTGTACTCTATCTTTTGTCATGTTGGATGTTTGTGTATTTTTCAGAGGTTGATGAGAAGGATGTGAACCTGGACGCCGCCTTCAATGTGCATGCTGGAATTGCCCACACCAGGTGGGCCACGCATGGTGTGCCTGCCCCAAGGAACAGCCACCCCCAATCTTCTGGTGCCGGCGATGAGTTCTTGGTCGTCCACAATGGCATCATCACAAACTACGAGGTTCTTGTTTACCTTGCTCTTCTGAAGTTCTGATATTGTACTAGAATTCTTGTATAGTATTTCTCTCATCATCTTTACAGCTGGGGAATCCACATGCATTATTGCAACCATGGTGGATTTATGCTATTGGCCAACATGTTATCTTCCAAGCCCTGCACATGGGCTGTCTCCAATCTCCATAGACGCCTCACTATTGTTGTTAAATAATCTGCCGTTTAGTTGAAAGCTCATATGCTTTTACTGGAATAAAATAACTGCTGTAGATTAACTAGCAACTAGAATATCAGTGAGTTCTATCTCATTTTGCTAGATTATTGTCGTTGTAATGCAGAGTATTATCTTATAGAAGTGGCAAATGACAATATACGGAATTCACAATAAGTTTATTAGACATTTATGAATCAGCCAACCATCTCAAACTTGGTTTCATGATCATGTGTAACCTCATGATACCATCTCAAATTAATGTAGCAAGAGATGATAATGATGTAAACAGATAAATTTCCATCATAACTTGGTATTTCTGATGTATCTGCTCAGGTTCTGAAAGAGACACTAATCCGGCACGGGTTCACCTTTGAGTCTGATACTGACACAGAAGTCATCCCTAAGTTGGCAAAGTTTGTTTTTGATAAGGCGCATGATGAAGAAGGTATTTATATTCTTGACAACAGACAAGATGTACTCCCTGATCTTTAGCTAAACCTTTCATTCTCAAGTTATAATTATATTATCATTTCTTTGGAGCAAGAATTATACTACTATGATCTATGTTGGAAACTAGATTTGCCACCTAAGAACTAGATGAGGCAATAAATATACCTTATTATGCTTTTCGCGCTCAGAAATTTTTATTTAGGCAATACATTACTCTTAACAAGGCAGGAGAATTCTTACAAAattcaaaaggaaaagaaatcgGTAACTAGATTCTATATGTTGGTCTTACTGTACTAGTTCTAGTTAAGGcaactttttattattttctcagGTGATGTGACATTTAGCCAAGTTGTTATGGAAGTCATGAGGCAGCTTGAAGGAGCCTACGCACTTATCTTTAAAAGCCCACACTACCCCAATGAATTGATTGCATGCAAACGGGGCAGCACACTGATACTCGGTGTCAATGTAAGTGCATCCTGGTTTGTCTTAAACTATCAGCTAGGTTCTAATCAAGCATAGTAAAACagtgatttttattttgtgtaaGAATTATGTGTTATGCTCTTGAGCTACATCTTTTGCTGTTCAAGTTGACTTTATTATGTAGTACTAGACCTAACATCAAAAGTTAACTTTAACTCTGTTGTCTCTTCACCGTTCTTATCTCCATTTGCTTCAAACATGTATTAGGTAAAAGTGTCAAACTAGAAAACATGAAGTGCATTTTCTCACAAATGTTGGCTTGTCAAAAGGTGCTAAGAACTaccatttttttcttcccaTAGAGTGGAACCTGCGATAAAATCCACACTTAATAGAGTAACTACGAACTACTTGCTCTGGTTAACTGCCACATGTTTTGTTCTATAAAAATGCAAACGTGAGAAACTGTGCAGTAGATTGCTTGCAGATTAAATAATTTTCTTGTATGGTGATGTTGGTTTGGTTAGAAGTTATCTTTTGTGTAATCATTTTTTTACACATATTTATAGATACTATAAATATTCTGCTTCCTTTTGACttggaaacattttttttatatttgtaactGTTGTCTCTATTTTCAGGAATTAAGTGGCCAAAATAGTGGGAAACCATTTCATGATGTCAAAGCTCTGACAACAAACGGGAAGCCCAAAGAATTATTCTTCTCTAGTGATTTATTTGCTATTGTGGAGCATACCAAGAATTATTTGGCTATCGAAGATGATGAAATTGTTCATATTAAGGTACTCTTCAGCTTTCTCTGTTGATTCACCTGCCTTATCTGTTCTATTTTGCCTTTACTTTCTTTTTTAGAAAGAAAGATCATTTTTAATGGGGGGCAATCTATCTTTTCTAGACCTAAAGTTATCTATTTCCTATATACCATTTTTTCTGCCAATTTGACAATTGTACTTTTATTGTGTCACTGGTTTTTTATTGACTGAAATAATATGTGAACACGCTAGTGCAACagttcttttgtttctttgacATCATTAGCCTTACATTTGATGCCTTGTCCAAGCTTTAACAATTTGGCCATTGCAGGATGGCAGTGTGTCTATCCTTAAGTTTGACCATGAGAAAGAGAAGCCAGCTTCTGTGCAACGAGCATTGTCTGTCCTTGAGATGGAAGTTGAGCAGATAAAGAAAGGAAGTTATGACCACTTCATGCAAAAGGAAATCCATGAACAGCCACATTCATTAACAACAACCATGAGGGGTAGAGTGAAGGATAGTGGTGTTCTTTTAGGAGGATTAAAGGAAAAGGAGTACCTCAAAACTATTAGGCGCAGTAGAAGGTTAGTTTTCATTGGCTGTGGTACAAGTTACAATGCTGCCTTGGCTGCAAGACCTTTTGTGGAGGAATTAACTGGTATGCCAACTTATTGTCCTGACTCCTTATGTAGAAATTTTAGATGTCAACATCAGTGACAATATGTATTAGCTACCTGTTTCTTGACCCAGATACTTCTTCCTTGCATTATTTGGACAATAGGTATTCCTGTGACTATGGAGGTTGCAAGTGACTTGCTGGACAGACAAGGTCCCATCTACAGGGAAGACACTGCAGTTTTCGTTAGCCAGTCAGGGGAGACAGCAGATACCCTCCTTGCTCTTGATTATGCACTAGAAAATGGAGCACTTTGTGTTGGCATAACAAATACCGTAGGAAGCACACTATCAAGAAGAACACATTGTGGAGTTCATATCAATGCTGGTTGTGAGATAGGTGTTGCTAGTACCAAGGTTAATTTCTGTCTATTCTCATGCTTCAACCTTTTTTTGGTCGTCTTGATTCCTAACAATATCTCATATCTTG is part of the Oryza glaberrima chromosome 12, OglaRS2, whole genome shotgun sequence genome and harbors:
- the LOC127757238 gene encoding glutamine--fructose-6-phosphate aminotransferase [isomerizing] 1-like, with protein sequence MCGIFAYLNYNVSRERRYILEVLFNGLRRLEYRGYDSSGIAVDADVPSCASSSSTAVPAYAGASPLVFRQEGKIENLVRSVYSEVDEKDVNLDAAFNVHAGIAHTRWATHGVPAPRNSHPQSSGAGDEFLVVHNGIITNYEVLKETLIRHGFTFESDTDTEVIPKLAKFVFDKAHDEEGDVTFSQVVMEVMRQLEGAYALIFKSPHYPNELIACKRGSTLILGVNELSGQNSGKPFHDVKALTTNGKPKELFFSSDLFAIVEHTKNYLAIEDDEIVHIKDGSVSILKFDHEKEKPASVQRALSVLEMEVEQIKKGSYDHFMQKEIHEQPHSLTTTMRGRVKDSGVLLGGLKEKEYLKTIRRSRRLVFIGCGTSYNAALAARPFVEELTGIPVTMEVASDLLDRQGPIYREDTAVFVSQSGETADTLLALDYALENGALCVGITNTVGSTLSRRTHCGVHINAGCEIGVASTKAYTSQIVVMVMVALAVGSDQISTQVRRQAIIGGLSNLPSNVSEVLKLDTEMKELASSLIDSESLLVFGRGYNYATALEGALKVKEVALMHSEGMLAGEMKHGPLALVDENLPIIVIATRDACFSKQQSVIQQLLSRKGRLIVMCSKGDASAVCPSGSCRVIEVPEVADCLQPVINIIPLQLLAYHLTVLRGFDVDQPRNLAKSVTTQ